A window of Fragaria vesca subsp. vesca linkage group LG7, FraVesHawaii_1.0, whole genome shotgun sequence contains these coding sequences:
- the LOC101298649 gene encoding uncharacterized protein LOC101298649, which yields MDNKDDQNNKDKGLFSHLAGYATGHYPQHGGSYPPQGYGYPPQGYGYPPAGGYPPHGGGGYPPHGGYPPHGGYPPSGYPPPGGYPPAAYPSHSGYPPSGYPGAHHTGHGPNMGGMLAGGAAAAVAAYGAHHLVHGSHHGGYHGYGHGKFKHGKHGYGHGKFKHGKHGFGHGKFGKRFGFGGKFKKWK from the exons ATGGATAACAAAGACGATCAGAATAACAAAGACAAAGGGCTGTTTTCACATCTTGCTGGATATGCTACCGGACACTACCCACAGCATGGAGGATCATACCCTCCTCAAGGATATGGATATCCCCCACAAGGGTATGGATACCCCCCTGCAGGCGGCTATCCTCCTCATGGCGGTGGCGGCTATCCTCCACACGGTGGCTATCCTCCACATGGGGGTTATCCTCCATCCGGATATCCTCCCCCTGGCGGATATCCACCAGCTGCTTATCCCAGCCATAGTGGATATCCACCATCTGGGTATCCCGGTGCACATCATACAG GGCATGGGCCTAACATGGGAGGTATGTTAGCTGGGGGTGCTGCTGCTGCAGTTGCTGCTTATGGGGCTCACCATCTTGTGCACGGGAGTCACCATGGGGGTTACCATGGCTATGGTCACGGGAAGTTCAAGCATGGGAAACATGGGTATGGTCATGGGAAATTTAAGCATGGCAAACATGGGTTTGGTCATGGGAAATTTGGCAAGCGCTTTGGGTTTGGAGGCAAGTTCAAGAAATGGAAGTAA
- the LOC101298364 gene encoding uncharacterized protein LOC101298364, whose translation MGGGKDNNNGTTDRGLLSSLAGFAAGHMPRPGSHSHQGHVYPPQAYAPPGYPPSGGYPPSTGYPPSAGYPPPAGYPPSGGYPPQSGYPPQSGYPPSGNSPTMAYPPAGYPAPSGYPPAGYPGPSAPHQSGHGSGMGMGTMLAGGAAAAAAGYGVHHLAHSSGHGRGSHGFGFGGSHGYKHGKFGKHHGGKFKHGKFGKHHGGKFKHGKFKKHHGGLFKKWK comes from the exons ATGGGAGGTGGAAAAGACAACAATAATGGTACTACTGACAGAGGGCTACTCTCAAGTCTTGCTGGATTTGCTGCTGGACACATGCCACGGCCTGGATCGCATTCTCATCAAGGACACGTATATCCCCCACAAGCATATGCACCACCTGGGTACCCTCCTTCAGGTGGGTATCCTCCTTCTACCGGGTATCCTCCCTCAGCCGGGTATCCTCCCCCAGCCGGGTACCCTCCCTCAGGTGGTTACCCTCCTCAAAGCGGCTACCCTCCTCAAAGCGGGTATCCCCCATCTGGAAATTCTCCTACTATGGCATATCCACCAGCCGGCTATCCTGCCCCTAGTGGATATCCACCAGCTGGTTATCCAGGCCCATCAGCTCCACATCAATCAG GGCATGGATCTGGTATGGGAATGGGAACTATGTTAGCCGGTGGTGCTGCTGCTGCCGCTGCAGGTTATGGAGTTCACCATCTTGCGCACAGTAGTGGCCATGGAAGAGGTTCCCATGGCTTTGGTTTTGGGGGTTCCCATGGCTACAAACATGGAAAATTTGGAAAGCATCATGGGGGGAAGTTCAAGCATGGGAAATTTGGAAAGCATCATGGGGGAAAGTTCAAGCATGGGAAATTCAAAAAGCATCATGGGGGACTGTTCAAGAAATGGAAGTGA
- the LOC101298936 gene encoding cucumisin-like encodes MALQWFLILSLMSSILLFVDVTQSTSQDARKAYIVYMGGKPKTGVLVTPDLHVKILQDVVDSNNLDVAHEALLLHSYKRSFNGFAAMLTEQEAQKLDGMNGVVSVFPSERRSVKTTKSWNFLGFPETVKRSALEKDIIVGVIDSGIWPESDSFSDAGFGPPPKRWKGKCQGNGDFTCNNKIIGARYYRASGDFEGDFESPRDAAGHGTHTASTAAGNIVSKASQNGLGLGTARGGVPSARIAVYKVCWNGETGCDDADVLAAMDDAIADGVDILSMSVGGNIPFDYLRDSFAIATLHATREGILCSMAAGNEGPKEKSVTNFAPWQLSVAASTINRQFITKVQLGNGKIYEGLIFPNQIDLKGKFYPLVYGGDAPNKTLGNDTVSARYCCDGCLDKDLIKGKIVLCDGPLDEAGIGAILGGAAGVILTSQKLHDDLLGPVPVAASYVGLEENSNIYKYISSTRNPTATIWKCEEIDDVLAPYVPFYSSKGPNPISPNILKPDIAAPGSYILAAYPPTSVGNRGRYNFLTGSSMACPHATAVAAYVKSFHPKWSPAAIRSALMTTAKPMSAKTSPLAEFAYGAGLINPSRAPYPGLVYDLDGQDYIAFLCSQGYSGKLLQAISGEKTSCSSSNFNNGTASDLNYPSFTLSIKDPKSVNGVFHRTVTNVGSWNSTYKAKVVAPSGLKVSVIPSVLSFTALGQKKSFVVTIKGPMEKSNIVSASLVWDDGAFQVRSPIVVYVAA; translated from the exons ATGGCTCTTCAATGGTTTCTCATTCTCAGTCTCATGAGCAGTATTCTGCTATTTGTTGACGTTACTCAGTCAACTTCTCAGGATGCCCGAAAG GCTTATATTGTGTATATGGGCGGCAAGCCAAAGACTGGGGTGCTAGTAACACCTGATCTTCATGTGAAAATCCTACAAGATGTGGTTGACAGCAACAACCTTGATGTTGCTCATGAAGCTCTGCTTCTTCACAGCTACAAGAGAAGTTTCAATGGATTTGCTGCAATGCTCACAGAACAAGAAGCACAAAAACTAGATG GAATGAATGGTGTAGTGTCTGTCTTCCCAAGCGAACGGAGGAGTGTCAAAACAACAAAGTCATGGAACTTCCTCGGATTTCCAGAAACAGTTAAGAGAAGTGCCCTCGAAAAGGATATCATCGTCGGAGTGATAGACAGTGGAATTTGGCCAGAGTCGGACAGCTTTAGTGATGCTGGTTTCGGTCCTCCACCCAAAAGATGGAAAGGCAAATGTCAAGGAAATGGCGACTTTACTTGTAACAA TAAAATTATTGGAGCACGTTACTACCGTGCTTCTGGAGATTTCGAAGGAGATTTTGAGTCTCCAAGAGATGCAGCCGGTCATGGTACCCACACTGCATCTACAGCAGCTGGGAATATAGTGAGCAAAGCTAGCCAAAATGGTTTAGGCTTGGGAACAGCAAGAGGAGGAGTGCCATCAGCACGTATTGCTGTGTACAAAGTATGCTGGAACGGCGAGACCGGTTGTGATGATGCTGACGTACTAGCAGCAATGGACGATGCCATTGCTGACGGTGTCGACATTCTCTCTATGTCCGTCGGAGGCAACATTCCATTTGATTATTTGAGAGATTCATTTGCAATTGCGACACTTCACGCTACCAGAGAAGGGATACTATGTTCCATGGCCGCTGGGAATGAAGGTCCGAAAGAAAAATCCGTGACGAACTTTGCACCATGGCAACTTTCTGTTGCTGCTTCCACCATAAACCGTCAGTTTATCACCAAGGTGCAATTGGGTAATGGAAAAATCTATGAG GGACTAATTTTTCCTAACCAAATTGACCTCAAGGGTAAGTTCTATCCTTTAGTTTATGGTGGAGATGCACCCAATAAAACATTAGGCAACGACACAGTCTCCGCCAG GTATTGTTGTGATGGCTGCTTAGACAAAGATTTGATCAAAGGCAAAATTGTGCTGTGTGATGGCCCTCTAGATGAAGCCGGGATTGGAGCTATATTGGGTGGCGCAGCCGGAGTTATTCTGACAAGCCAAAAGTTGCATGATGATTTGCTTGGCCCTGTTCCCGTGGCTGCATCTTATGTTGGATTGGAAGAAAATAGCAACATCTATAAATACATAAGCTCAACAAG GAACCCAACTGCAACTATATGGAAATGTGAAGAGATTGATGACGTATTGGCTCCATATGTGCCCTTCTACTCATCAAAGGGTCCAAATCCGATCAGTCCCAACATTCTCAAG CCAGATATAGCGGCTCCAGGAAGTTACATTCTAGCAGCATATCCTCCAACTAGTGTTGGCAATAGAGGTAGATACAATTTCTTAACAGGGTCATCAATGGCGTGCCCCCATGCGACGGCCGTAGCTGCATATGTCAAATCGTTTCACCCTAAATGGTCGCCTGCTGCTATTAGATCGGCTCTCATGACTACCG CCAAACCTATGAGTGCCAAAACTAGCCCTCTTGCTGAATTTGCATATGGAGCTGGCCTAATAAACCCATCTAGGGCTCCATATCCTGGTTTGGTTTACGATCTTGATGGACAAGACTACATAGCATTTTTGTGTTCACAAGGATACAGTGGCAAACTATTGCAAGCCATATCTGGGGAGAAGACTAGCTGCTCATCATCAAATTTTAATAACGGAACAGCCAGTGACCTAAACTATCCTTCTTTTACTCTTTCCATCAAGGATCCGAAATCCGTGAATGGTGTTTTTCATAGGACGGTCACGAATGTTGGATCGTGGAATTCAACATATAAAGCTAAAGTGGTAGCTCCATCAGGACTCAAAGTAAGTGTGATCCCAAGTGTTCTATCATTCACAGCTCTTGGACAGAAGAAGTCTTTTGTGGTCACAATAAAAGGACCAATGGAGAAATCAAATATAGTCTCTGCGTCTTTGGTATGGGATGATGGTGCTTTCCAAGTCAGGAGCCCCATCGTCGTCTATGTTGCCGCTTAG